Proteins encoded in a region of the Zea mays cultivar B73 chromosome 4, Zm-B73-REFERENCE-NAM-5.0, whole genome shotgun sequence genome:
- the LOC100193030 gene encoding CCR4-NOT transcription complex subunit 8: MDAPAPAVEIREVWASNLEEEFEVIRDVVDAYPYVGMDTEFPGFVVQPIAEYRFTCDRIYAGLEGNVNVLKLIQLGLTFSNEAGTLPPCGTGGQCCIWQFNFRGFNPHTDPYSPDSIDLLRRSGIDFDLFAVEGVDSTRFAELMMSSGIVLNDDVQWVTFHGSHDFGYLLRLLTGREMPNTLDEFLKLTKIFFPVMYDVKHLMKFCGPGLYGGLSRLGKLLKVERVGTGHQAGSDCLLTLQCFMKLKQLYLKESVKLYDGLLFGLIPGEVEIKTAPPPIG, translated from the coding sequence ATGGATGCCCCTGCGCCCGCCGTGGAGATCCGCGAAGTCTGGGCGAGCAACCTGGAGGAGGAGTTCGAGGTGATCCGCGACGTCGTCGACGCGTACCCGTACGTCGGCATGGACACGGAGTTCCCCGGCTTCGTGGTGCAGCCGATCGCCGAGTACCGGTTCACCTGCGACCGCATCTACGCCGGCCTCGAGGGCAACGTCAACGTGCTCAAGCTCATTCAGCTTGGCCTCACCTTCTCCAACGAGGCAGGCACACTCCCACCGTGTGGCACGGGGGGACAGTGCTGCATCTGGCAGTTCAATTTCCGGGGCTTCAACCCGCACACAGACCCTTACAGCCCCGACTCCATCGACCTGCTCCGCCGCAGCGGCATCGACTTCGACCTCTTTGCGGTGGAGGGGGTCGATTCCACCCGCTTCGCCGAGCTGATGATGTCGTCTGGGATCGTGCTGAACGACGATGTCCAGTGGGTGACCTTCCACGGTAGCCACGACTTCGGCTACCTCCTCAGGTTGCTCACCGGACGGGAAATGCCCAACACCTTGGATGAGTTCTTGAAGCTCACCAAGATCTTCTTTCCGGTGATGTACGACGTCAAGCATCTCATGAAGTTCTGTGGCCCTGGCCTATATGGTGGGCTGAGCAGACTTGGGAAGCTGCTCAAGGTCGAGCGTGTTGGGACCGGCCATCAGGCTGGTTCTGATTGTCTGCTGACCCTGCAGTGCTTCATGAAGCTCAAGCAGTTGTACTTAAAGGAGTCTGTCAAGTTGTATGATGGTTTGTTGTTTGGGCTTATTCCTGGGGAAGTGGAGATCAAAACTGCTCCCCCGCCCATTGGATGA
- the LOC100383807 gene encoding poly(A)-specific ribonuclease PARN-like isoform X1 — protein sequence MANREKEGLDRWEAMMMKVDRLTEVQERLVMQTELSATMAKRAMEERVRLAQQLEQVEKEVAGFRLEQQAREMEHDSHGQNRKDDAQQEAEPSHRYRDQLYQRSREETNRRSEEREFQQAPLPRMGFPRFEGGEPKIWLKKCVDYFHLCHVPETVWVMSASLHMEENAARWFQVYTLRNGLSSWEEFAQAVLQKFGTGDYFQAMDNLLELRQKGTVDEYLKEFEVIRYAAAIHNPQLDETMFVAHFIKGLKQELQGHVQSHVPATVDRAAFLARIQRNVLEKQRQKYLKFGGQGKINNSAVRQENKAVLAGQDLSKEKLVREYRRQNELCFTCGDKFDPGHQNKCPKKVQMQLNVLSTDELKMTLTDEVLDRLEQEELVAEECFKLSLHAISGTTAEDCMGVRALLQNQVLLILVDSGSSASFISQTMVDRVGLPTQQCSLAKVKVANGEILKSDRVVKSMEWWANGHTYRNDMRVLELGAYDAILGYDWLRRHSPMQCDWEGKIISFEDNGEEVQLMGTAGQQGEVMGISTVQLEKMIKGNDIWAFAVLETVTEVEQFNEGELQFLLEEYKDVFDAPTSLPPSRPFDHHIPLLPDAIPVNSKPYRYSPFHKTEIEKQVSELLKSGLIIPSVSPFASPVLLVQKKDGSWRFCVDYRKLNNMTIKTDFRCRW from the coding sequence ATGGCGAATCGAGAGAAGGAAGGACTGGATCGATGGGAAGCGATGATGATGAAGGTCGATCGGTTGACGGAGGTGCAGGAACGTCTGGTCATGCAGACGGAGTTGTCGGCGACCATGGCGAAGAGGGCGATGGAGGAGCGGGTCCGTCTCGCGCAGCAGCTCGAGCAGGTCGAGAAGGAGGTGGCCGGGTTTCGTCTAGAACAACAGGCGCGGGAGATGGAACACGACAGTCATGGGCAGAACCGCAAGGATGATGCTCAACAGGAGGCGGAACCAAGTCACAGGTATCGTGACCAGTTATATCAGCGTTCCAGGGAGGAGACAAATCGGAGATCCGAGgagagggagtttcagcaggctcctctgccgaggatgggatttCCGAGGTTCGAAGGTGGGGAACCCAAGATTTGGCTCAAGAAATGTGTGGATTACTTCCACCTCTGCCATGTTCCTGAAACAGTATGGGTCATGTCTGCATCACTGCATATGGAGGAAAACGCAGCGCGATGGTTTCAGGTGTATACGCTTCGGAATGGATTGAGTTCCTGGGAAGAATTTGCACAGGCGGTGTTGCAGAAATTTGGGACGGGAGATTATTTTCAGGCCATGGATAATCTGTTGGAATTGCGTCAGAAAGGGACAGTGGATGAATACCTAAAGGAGTTCGAGGTGATTAGGTATGCGGCAGCTATCCACAACCCACAGTTGGACGAGACCATGTTCGTCGCACATTTCATCAAGGGTTTGAAGCAAGAATTACAAGGGCATGTGCAGTCTCATGTTCCAGCTACGGTGGATAGAGCGGCGTTTCTGGCGCGGATTCAACGAAATGTTTTGGAAAAGCAAAGACAGAAGTATCTGAAGTTTGGAGGGCAGGGTAAAATCAATAACTCTGCTGTTCGGCAAGAAAATAAGGCAGTTCTGGCGGGTCAAGATCTGTCCAAGGAGAAACTGGTCAGAGAGTACCGAAGACAGAACGAGTTGTGTTTTACTTGCGGGGACAAGTTCGATCCGGGGCATCAAAACAAATGTCCTAAGAAGGTACAAATGCAGTTGAATGTTCTGTCAACTGATGAACTGAAGATGACTTTGACAGACGAAGTGCTGGACAGATTGGAGCAGGAGGAGCTGGTAGCAGAGGAGTGTTTCAAGTTGTCGTTGCATGCAATCAGTGGCACTACGGCTGAAGATTGTATGGGGGTCAGGGCACTGTTGCAGAACCAAGTGTTACTGATACTAGTGGACTCAGGAAGTTCGgctagtttcattagccagactATGGTGGATCGagtaggattacccacacaacagtGTTCATTGGCGAAGGTTAAAGTGGCAAATGGGGAGATCTTGAAAAGTGACAGAGTGGTAAAATCGATGGAATGGTGGGCTAATGGCCACACCTATAGAAATGACATGAGGGTGCTGGAGTTAGGAGCTTATGATGCAATATTGGGATATGATTGGTTAAGAAGACATAGTCCTATGCAATGTGATTGGGAAGGGAAGATCATAAGCTTTGAGGATAATGGGGAGGAGGTTCAGTTGATGGGAACTGCTGGTCAGCAGGGAGAGGTGATGGGAATTTCTACGGTGCAATTGGAGAAGATGATAAAGGGTAATGATATTTGGGCTTTTGCAGTATTGGAGACAGTCACAGAAGTGGAGCAGTTCAATGAAGGAGAATTACAGTTTTTACTGGAGGAATATAAAGATGTGTTTGATGCTCCAACATCTTTGCCTCCGTCAAGACCATTCGATCATCATATTCCACTACTTCCAGATGCTATACCGGTGAACTCCAAGCCCTATCGTTATTCACCATTCCACAAAACTGAAATAGAGAAGCAAGTCTCTGAGCTTTTGAAAAGTGGACTTATAATTCCCAGTGTCAGTCCATTTGCTTCACCAGTATTGTTGGTgcaaaagaaagatgggtcatggcgattTTGTGTGGACTACAGAAAATTGAACAATATGACCATAAAAACAGATTTCCGATGCCGGTGGTAG
- the LOC100383807 gene encoding Poly(A)-specific ribonuclease PARN-like has translation MAAPRAAAASAKQVTRQNFAEAVLELRAHLEACDYVAVAAQKTGAPTGWRRALPVDTAETAYLKAKLAAESFQPLQIAVCPFRQRNSYPSTLVAYPYNFHLFPRDELQLGMPSYSFSCQPCYLSTIANDGFDFNMCIYDGISYLSRVQESLAREKIFTPRPHQLLSSPNTSVADSVFMNRIKSRIVNWRKRYADPSKKHDGSLVSSLSRLILGAETYGSRPSMSIDVCSDRQVQLVLEAVNHISDDLVSLVPHKAGVGRAVRVIFTNSKEDKNLLLMDIQKLEDEQNFKFRGFREVIDLLSSSQKPIISYSCLNDLTMLHTKFIAPLPPNMHEFMCSLKMVFPNVVDISHLWRQIGPLRKAKNIQAALSYLQRQYFVPIEIEIPQQDGTSSITKNEQNVLRITKLFAKLSNLLKISPECQLQSREQCTAVEEYCNIFYPSCVVGGSDDANFAFESDTTETVSTDNIIFLWGFREKSVKELKSYLIGLHQAFSEDFEVKLLDKTCSALIFRDSNTAMQLLKEIGSEGPSLNRFFSEGLKAAGFEVYKKVCRLGLWDSDLAEVLEDVSSELGVPTLPECSTSQIYWNSELMLDLKEYLE, from the exons ATGGCTGCCCCGCGCGCCGCGGCGGCGTCGGCGAAGCAGGTGACGAGGCAGAACTTTGCGGAGGCCGTGCTGGAGCTGAGGGCCCACCTGGAGGCATGCGACTACGTGGCCGTGGCGGCGCAGAAGACCGGTGCCCCGACGGGATGGCGCCGCGCGTTGCCGGTGGACACTGCGGAAACGGCGTATCTCAAGGCCAAGCTCGCCGCAGAGTCCTTTCAGCCACTCCAGATCGCCGTCTGCCCCTTCAGGCAGCGCAACTCTTACCCGTCTACCCTCGTCGCCTACCC GTACAATTTTCACTTATTTCCTAGAGATGAACTACAGCTCGGAATGCCTTCATACAGTTTCTCTTGTCAACCATGTTATTTATCAACTATAGCTAATGATGGTTTTGATTTCAATATGTGCATATATGATG GTATTTCTTATCTATCAAGGGTTCAAGAATCCTTAGCAAGGGAAAAGATCTTTACTCCTCGTCCTCACCAATTGTTGTCATCACCAAACACATCAGTTGCTGACTCAGTTTTCATGAATAGAATAAAGTCTAGGATAGTGAACTGGCGAAAAAGATATGCTGACCCAAGTAAAAAACATGATG GCTCTTTGGTTAGTTCCCTTAGCAGATTAATATTGGGTGCTGAAACGTATGGTTCCAGGCCCAGTATGAGTATTGATGTCTGCAGTGATCggcaagttcaattggtcttggaG GCAGTAAACCATATCTCTGATGACCTTGTATCTCTCGTTCCACACAAAGCTGGAGTTGGTAGGGCTGTGCGTGTGATCTTTACTAATTCGAAAGAGGATAAGAATCTTCTCCTG ATGGATATCCAGAAATTAGAAGATGAACAAAACTTTAAATTCCGTGGGTTTCGAGAAGTTATTGATCTACTATCATCTTCACAGAAGCCAATCATATCATACAGTTGCTTGAATG ATCTGACAATGCTGCACACCAAATTCATTGCACCTCTTCCGCCAAACATGCATGAATTTATGTGTTCTCTAAAAATGGTCTTCCCTAATGTTGTTGATATCAGCCACCTGTGGAGGCAAATTGGCCCTTTGAGAAAAGCGAAGAATATACAAGCCGCTCTCAGTTACTTACAAAGACAGTACTTTGTGCCAATTGAAATAGAAATACCACAGCAAG ATGGTACAAGCAGTATAACAAAAAATGAGCAAAATGTTCTGAGAATAACAAAGTTATTTGCTAAACTAAGCAATTTACTGAAAATCAGTCCTGAGTGCCAACTGCAATCTCGTGAACAGTGCACTGCAGTTGAAGAGTATTGTAACATCTTCTATCCAAGTTGTGTGGTCGGAGGTTCTGACGATGCTAACTTTGCTTTTGAGTCAGACACCACAGAAACTGTGAGCACTGATAACATCATCTTCTTGTGGGGCTTTAGGGAAAAATCTGTGAAGGAGTTAAAATCGTACCTTATTGGCTTACATCAAGCCTTTTCAGAGGATTTTGAGGTCAAGTTGTTGGATAAGACATGCTCAGCTTTGATATTCCGTGATTCTAATACTGCAATGCAGTTACTAAAAGAAATAGGCTCAGAAGGCCCCTCACTAAACAGATTCTTCTCAGAAGGTCTGAAAGCTGCAGGTTTTGAAGTGTACAAAAAGGTCTGCAGGTTAGGACTTTGGGATTCAGATTTAGCTGAGGTCCTCGAGGATGTTTCATCTGAGCTAGGTGTTCCGACACTTCCTGAGTGCAGCACCTCTCAGATATACTGGAATAGTGAATTAATGCTGGATCTGAAGGAGTATCTGGAATGA